TAGACTGTGGCATTCCGTAATTTTTGTAGAAAACATGATATATTTAACTTTGactaatacaaaaaatatgataCTGTACGGTAACGATAATGATGCTACGACTAAAATACATAGGTCAAGATTCAGCGCTATTTGATTGTTCATTGATATTACCAAAAAACTTATTtatatgaatattatattttgtgctTCACAGACTATTGCAATGTTAATGGAGTTACCCACCAAGTTGGAGAAACATGGACTACTGCTACTGGAAATGACAGATTAAAAAAGTGTACTTGTACGAGAAGGGGACAATGGAACTGCTTTTACGCGAGTAAGTATGACTACATATGGAAGATTCGTTGAAACTATTTATCGATATTTGTACCGTGAATATACCGAATTGCTACTTATAATAGTCGACGTAGTTTATACGAGTACAATTTTACAacgatttattgttttttcgaCCAAAAAGTTATCGATAATGGGTTTTTAAAATGCACTATTACCAGCGATGCTGCCAGTGCTTGCAGTCGCATATTTTATTCTGACGAGCAACGCAGCAGCCAGCAATGTTGCATATTTTTTCActataattctttatttttcagGGGAAGATGCTTTGATGGTAGTTGCAGACGTTACAAACATAGCTAAAGTAAAGCTCAGCAACGCTGCCGGATTTACTACTTCTTTTATTCGAGTGAGTACCCTTCAGTATCAGAATTTTATTCCTCTTTTATTATTTGCATTGATTTATTGAATGATATGTGTTTTATTTAGGATTTACCTGGTCGCACTGTTGCTGTTGATGTTGATATTGAAAGTGACACAATTTACTGGACTGATGTCAGTTATAAAGGACGTGGAATTTATAAAGCAACATTTTCCAATGGTCATAATCCTAGAAGAATTATAACGGAAGGTAATTATggatttataaaatatatgaatatacgAACGAAGATAACAtgcatttttataattatttcaattcattttccGTGCAGATGTTTACGAACCCAATGGAATAGCAGTTGATTGGTTGGCTAAAAATGTTTATTGGACTGACGCACAAATGAGATCTATCTATGTTGCTAAAGAAAATGGACAACATAAAACTCTGGTCGTCGGAGGTTTATCAGAACCAAGAGGAATTGTTGTACTGCCGTTACACGGGTAGGTCTAAGTCATAAAATGAAACGTTGTTTATCGTCATTCAAATATACAAGCTGATATTTTGTATTGGAAAACTAACTTTGCCGAATTCTATACTAATATCCTTTTTTAGCATCATGTTCTGGTCAGATCAAGAAGACGGTACGATAGAAACTGCCGCTATGGATGGCAGTAATAGGAAAGTAGTCATAGGTGGACTGGGATGGCCAAACGAAATTGCGGTGGATGTGACAAGGACGTGAGTTGGGTCCAACACTGTTTGTTGTTTATGTACATCATTCCAAAACAAGCATCATAAATATTCTCATTTTGCAGTAAAATATATTGGATAGATGGAAAGAAGCGAACGATAGAATCGTGTAACTTTGACGGAACTTCCTGGAAGAAAATTCTTGACTTTGCTATTACATTTGACAGTCCTGGATACGGTCTTTCACTCTTTGGAGGAAGATTGTATTTCTCGTAAGTGAAAGAATTTGTGCTGTTGCTCGTTTATTGGCTCCGAAAATAAGATTTAAGTTTAAGAAATTTAtatgttcaatatttattttatgaaagaTAGCAGTACCAAGATTCAAGAGAAGTGAAATTCTATGTAAAATTCCGAAACTATTTCTCACGCAAGCAGTCAGAATCGAATCTCCGATCTATCTTATTGTGTGATTTGGAAATACACCAAATTTGTAACAAAACGTATTCACTATCGGTTAATAATACAATGGACTAAATTACAATCACATTAGTTATCCAATATCCGATACAGTTGTTTAGGTATCTTTATCTatgttcttttttttatttttttaaaaatcatttctAGAATATGGAGAGAAAAAGCTGTCTATTCTGTCACGGTGCTTGGGCAAGATCTGAAGCAAGTTGTTTCAGGTTTAAACGAAAACCTTGCAGGCATCGCCATTATTAATAGAGATATGCAGCAAGCGCCTATTTGTAAGTAGTTCAAATATAATAGTAAAATTACATCCTGTAAGCTCTGAATATATCTTACTACCTATATGGTATGAAATAATTGACATCATAGAATCCTACTTACCGAATAGTGAATCCAcactttatttaatttatgtgaCGTCATTAACAACGTAATAGATGttaagtgacgtaataatatattatttcatccaattgaaattatatttttaacgtGAATCagtgctttaaaatattaacgAGTTATTTCactaaattaattaatttcttttttgatttATCATCTTCTTATTACAGCAAACAGTATGGGACTTTGTCGAAGACATAGATCTCCATGCAGTCATATTTGTCTCCCAAAATCACGAGGATCATATAGTTGTGCATGCCCGGAAAAAACTGGAATGGTGTTATCTCAAGACCAACACACTTGTAAAGGTATATAtgacaaaatatattaaatgatgaacaataaaataaaatttaatgctGTGCAGACGTAAAATCATATTCTATTTCAAGACCGTAATATCTTCTGATTTGAGATCGCTAttagtgaatatttttaattttatttcatataattatTGAATTTATAAGCCTACTTTTAGTTCCTAACAAGATACTTTTATATTGAATGTTTAGTGCAATTCAACATATAATCAACTATTGGAAATAGTCAGTATGCAACTATATTGcagaaaacataaataaattttcaacacGTCGTATTACCCTAATTACAGTGCCCGAAGAGTTTATTCTATTCACTTCTGTACACGATGGATCCATTATGATTGCTTCAAAAGAATTCGGTACAAAACCGAATCCGGTTTTATTGACTCATGCTACACAACCATCCGGAATAGACTACGATCCCATAGACAAGGTACGGATTCGATATATGCCTCAGTATGTGCAAACGCGCAGTCGTTAGTTTGCAAAGATTAAATTGGCTAAATTGAACCACGCAGATCCACTTTAATTTCAACTATGTGAGATAATttatgaatttcaattactgGCGATTATCAAAAATCCTGGGATGGCCCAATTATCGATAGATGTAAGTTGTTATTGTGCGTCGTTTTCTAAAATCTAAATCCAGATGTAACGACCCTTGATAAAGAAATGTAAGTCACCAATCTTGTTCTGTAACGAAATTTTATCTTACTTGTGACTTGTGAAAATCCGAGATAATAATAATTAACAAGTGAAAGCGACTATTGCTTAGAGAAACTTTGGGGTTTCCAATCTTTGTATATGCGGTAAAATATACCGAACGTTTTATTCTTTCCTGTCAATGTAACTTGCGAATTCGCAGAAGTTGTTCAAACTGTTAATTGCAGATAACAAGTGCAACAAACTATTCCTATCGAATcataaaaaacatttaaaaaaaatgcaaactTCCAAATTTTAGATGATGTATTGGAGCGATGTTGCAACAAACGCCATTTATCGAATGAGATTAAATGGGACTGGATATGATGTGTTCCTTGAAGACGGAATCGGAATCGTAGACGGTCAGATTCACTATAAATTTTGTATAAGTCCTAGTAGGGGAGAGGGCTATTCAAATGGCAATTAGGACTATATAGCCATCCTTACACACTACTCCTAATTTGACCACTGTGCTTCTAATTTGTATTGTAACAGTATTGAGTGTGACACATATAAGGAAACAATAGTTTAATAAAATCAAGCACATGTACTCCAAACTTTGTTGGAAATGAAAAACTTTACGTTGCAGTTTTACGAGGCTTTACCGGTAACTTGAACATTTATTGTCTGTCGTTTGTGTCATCTGGTTTTCTAGAATACCCTTAGGGTATAATGACTTAGTCTTATCTTAGCAACATGAAAACTAGTTTGGTAACATGTCTACGAAAATAATTAAGAAGTTAGGTAAGATTTCCCGTGGTGTTATATGAAGCTTAATaagttattaattattaaaataaccgATTTTATATAATAACTGCTACTATATACTATGTGGACATAGGTTGCTCCCGTATTAAATCAGTATGTTGGCGTTTCAATACAGATGGAAGTTGTATACCCAAATACAGAATTGTAGAGAAACacgtaaaaaaactaaaaatcaaaatctttttatattatttagatAGTTGTGTACTCATTTTGACTGTGTTGGCATATACTCGACACAACACCGCGATCTAACTGTGAAATAATCGTAACATGTACTATATTTCCAATTAGAAATGGTAACATCTTGATGAGCTTGTGTTACGCCCGAACAGGCTTGATCTGGGGAAAAAGATAAGCATTGTATATTATAAGCCATCACAATCCATTCCGGATCAAAAATGATGTACGAATTACTTGCATTTAGGTATCACACTAAACAACTTTGTTCTTATTATCCATGCTTCCATTATCTTAACAGGTATAGTCGTTGACTGGGTGAATCGAcatctttattttacaaattatgGCTGGGAAGCACAAGATAAACAATTCGGACGAATTGAATTTATTCGGCTTGATGGTACTGGCCGTAAGGTATTAGTCCAACAAGGTTTAGACAGGCCGAGGGATATTGTTATTGATCAAGAAAGAGGGTGAGTACGATTAATGCGTTCAAGTTCAACTAAAGTGGGTTTGAACCCCATCCAAGCCAGCTCTCCCGGTGTGTAATAAATAATTTCTGGTTAAAATGGTTTATTAATAAGTTCAAGTTCTTGTGCCATTAGGAAGCAAATAtattatgtaaatatattttacgtAGATGGCtaccaatatttttgttcatatttatCTTCATTCGCAGATTTTTGTATTACTCTGACTGGGGAGTGGACGCAAAGGTTGTTCGCCTTGATTTAGACGGTCGGAATCCCCATCTCGTCCCTGTTGTCGTGGAAAATCCTAACGGACTCGCACTCGATGACGCGATTCTTTTTGTTACCGATTCTCACCGCAAGAGTGCGCTAGTGGAAGTGAATGGAACTATCATTTATGGAAGACCACCTTCGTTAATCAAATATGATACTGCTTTGGATAAATTAGAAGAGAATATGGACTTGGAATTTGAGGTATATTTTAATTACggtttgatatatttgataggAAAGCCTATAAGATGGATTAATCATAAGACAAACTATGGTCTCTCATGAAGTAAAAGCGTTCCGTGACAGGGAAGTTGAATCAGCTATATTTACCATCCCACTATCTGATCCaaaaatgataacaaatatttcaactcccatcaattttacaaaaaattagatttttgCTACAGCTTTATACTctaaaaaaaacaagagagcgatgcttaAATATACGGACACAAAGGCAAAACGAagtaaaatcatatatatatatgcaatctTTCACGGTAGACTATCGGTACCGCAGTTTTAACGACTTTTTCTGAGCACGAGATCCGCCGACTAGCCTTCTAGCAACAAACAAAATCTATAaccatttcaaattttaaggcaattggtctagtagttgatgaaaaaatagattttttcacaaaaaaagaaagaaataaaaacaacaacatgaaaaaaaacgatccatatgtacatttcgtgtccaataacaaattCACGTTATCACATAAAAAATTCAGGGCACGGGTCAAACTCCTTTGGGGTGTTATTTTATTACAGACTAGCTTATCATAAACGTAATAATATTACAGGTTCCCTTTGGACTGTCTATGGATCAAAAAACTTTGTTCGTTACTGATTGGGGAACAGGAGCAGTGTCCGAAATTGATGTTAATACTGGAATCATGAAACCAATAGCAAAAGGAATTGGTAAACCAACAGGGATCGTAAGGGCGAGCTTAAATCCTAAGaaaaaatgtaagtaaatttATTGTTCGCTCAGTATAGATCTCTAGCGgtgaattttggaaaattggTTCAGTGTTAGGGACTCTGCTTTGTGTTAACTCGCATAACATTTATTGTTCAGATAAGAATGACTGCATGAAAGGTAAAAAGTGTAGTCACGTGTGCGTTCCGGTTGATCAAGATTATTCATCGTGTTTGTGCCCAGATAATATTGGAAAAGCGATGTCAGAAAATGATTTCGACTGTGTCGGTATGGAACATACTAGTGTTACAAAACTTCCTATTATTTctcagttttgttttttcacacTGACGTATCGATATATAAACTTCTTTTTTCAAGCAGTGGTACTCAATTCACTGCCCATTTATATTTCAGCTCCTGATCGTTTCGTCTTAATTGCCGATGTGAATAAAATTCTCATGATAAGCGACAGTCCAGATGATCCATCAACTTATATGGTTGTTCGTACATTCGATGATTACAGCAACATAGTCGCAATTGCTTTCGATCCTATCACACATTATGTGTATTGGGCAGACAATGGACGACAAAGGATCTGTCGTAAAATGTTGGGATCCCCATTAGCTGGCGACGGTGGTACGACAAAGGACATAGAAGTGATATATACAGAAATAGGTAAGTGTATTTATCACCGATTTATTCACCGACTCCAACGAGTATtatcaataatattaaaaatcagaCGATAACAAAATTGATAAGCAGTAAGCACCCCACACCACCGCCGCAATCAATGCAAACAAAAAGCCTCTGATTCACATAAAATTTCGATCTGTATTTTAAATGATAATAATGTATGTGGTTCAAACCAGTCTACCCTATTTTTTATATCACGTTTGAGCTTAGACATTGGGCAATAGGTTTGAACCCGATATCTTTAAACTGCTATGATTCAAtgtaacaaaattaattttcatagCAAAATAGCTACTTTAAACCCAAATTTCCAACCCAAATATGGATTGTTTTCGCTGAGATTAGACGGTTGGAAATCCTATCTTAGCTAAAGTTAAAAAACGTTTTTCAATTACCctattttttctgatttttaatACAGCATTGCACCTAAAAAAGTAAAACCACTTATGACTAGTTTGAACCGGTTGTGGTCCCGAGCGCCATCTAATCAAAACTGcgttttatatatatgtaccgATACGTGTTTCAATCATGATTGTTAAATCATATTTGCTCACTCATATTCAGAAATGGTTGAAGGAATGGCTTTAGATCCGGACAATCGACTCCTATATTGGACAGATGGGGGACTGGGTACAATAGAAATGATGGATCTCAGTGGTATGACACATGCTACAGTACACGAACAATTGAATAATCCGAGGGCGATTACTTTGGACTCTAGCATGGGGTAGGTGaacatttagaataaaaaagATATAGCACACTGTACACTGTAGGAAGTACATTGTAAAAACGGTTTTTAGATCTGTCGATCATTTCTATTATGTGTGATTTACTAATTGTTCTTCCTGGCCCGAGTCATTTCATTTAAATGAATCGAGTCACTTCGATTTTGATAAATGCTGACTTGAGTTGCCGAATCAATGTTTTGAGCACTGCATGCTTCTTCAAGCTAATGTTCGTTAGAAACGCGAAAAAGGTGGAGGTCAAAATGAAACAAGAGCCCATTTTAGATCTACCGTTTTGCAATTTAATGTCAACTCCGATGTTTGTTTCAGGGTAATATACTGGACAGAATGGGGCAGAGCTGCAATGTTGATGTCGTCGCGGATGAATGGTTACGATCCCCGCCCTCTAATTACGACTGATTTGAAATGGCCAAACGGACTTTATTATGACGTAGACGAAGACAAAATTTATGTTGCTGATGgcgcaaaattgaaattacaatCAATTTCTGCTATTTCTAGATCTTACAATAATTTCGGTAGGAAACATATTATTGCAACATTGATTGTATGCTGTagttttgaaaaagttatttaaaaaaCCTGAATTTTATAAAACAAGGACAATAttctgaaattaatttgaaatataaatctattctcatttttatttagAGATTACTTTCCATTAAAATTGTACACAAACTAATCTCTATCCTTCTCTCTCTATCACTCAATAGGTGTCGACATACTTGACTTTATTGATCTCAATGGAACCGTGGAGCATTTATTCGGACTAGGGAAAATGGGAGCTCACTTGCTGTTTACGGATTGGGAAACGGGAACGTTGTATAaaagaggattgctggaatctTCTGTTCTCGTTACAAACCTTACTAGGCCGACACAGATTTATACTCATTTTTCAGCATATAGACCGGAAAGTAAGAATAACACAACATTTCTTTTTTACTTATAAAGTGTTTCTGGATATACTGGCGTTATTACGTTAAAGTTTTAAATGGAATggatataattttgttttagttaAAAGTCAATGCAGTACAGCCATCCACGATTGCAGTCATATATGTGTACCAAGTGCTGGAAGTTACAGATGCTTATGTCCGGACCATCTCGTATTGGCAAACAACTTGAAAAACTGCGTAAGACGTGAGTGTAATATTAAGGAATTGGCCACGCTCCAGTGAACACTTTTTGCAGAATATTCTGCAATTCAAAAATCTATATAAAGTACACGCATGTCAGATCTTTGATGCATTCacttgtgtttttttttttatattttccaattttactCAATTCAGCTGAAAATTTGCATCTTTACACGACGACGCTTGAACCACCCGTTACTATTGATGAAGACTTAACAACCATGGCATGGGGAGATGAGTTTACAGAAGCAATGGAATTCGAGGAAGAAAGAACTTTGCGAGTAAGTCTAGAGCTGGATACTGGTACGGTTTAGAAGACGAATCGCTCGTTCGTTTATAGAAAAACTTAATGCCAGAATAACCTAATCGAAAGGGTTTCAAACGACGCTTTGGAATAAACGTTTTACCTTAATGTCCGATATGGCATGTTCAACTTTAATGTTAATTTTAATGGGTTTGATCATTTTATGTTTACGTCTTGTAAATACCCCAATACAAGAAATACTTTGGGATATTTTTTACTATGCTTTAGATTTTTTCACTCCGAACAATTCTATTTGAAAGAACTGGAATGTTTCCGAATCGTCATTGTTAaccaaatttattatattctgATGATGTTGTGGGCATATGGGATTTGAAAtcgaaaacaatttttatacaattcagattgtattaaaaatattaaatttcacttTTCAGTTGGAGAGATTACCGGAAGTTACAACTGTTGCTAACACAACAGCGATAATGACAACAACAATATACATGGAAACTGCGACAACACCAGAACCTACCACCGCTACACAGGCCACGACAACAAGTACAAACATAATCAAAGTTAATTTAGATAAAATGAAACTTAATGCTCAATAATTAGGTTTAATGATAATTTTGTGTTAGTTATATGTTACGGTATCA
The genomic region above belongs to Styela clava chromosome 13, kaStyClav1.hap1.2, whole genome shotgun sequence and contains:
- the LOC120332606 gene encoding uncharacterized protein LOC120332606 isoform X2, translated to MANNKMKNGVGMLYASLIILLAWINSSDAQANYCNVNGVTHQVGETWTTATGNDRLKKCTCTRRGQWNCFYAREDALMVVADVTNIAKVKLSNAAGFTTSFIRDLPGRTVAVDVDIESDTIYWTDVSYKGRGIYKATFSNGHNPRRIITEDVYEPNGIAVDWLAKNVYWTDAQMRSIYVAKENGQHKTLVVGGLSEPRGIVVLPLHGIMFWSDQEDGTIETAAMDGSNRKVVIGGLGWPNEIAVDVTRTKIYWIDGKKRTIESCNFDGTSWKKILDFAITFDSPGYGLSLFGGRLYFSIWREKAVYSVTVLGQDLKQVVSGLNENLAGIAIINRDMQQAPISNSMGLCRRHRSPCSHICLPKSRGSYSCACPEKTGMVLSQDQHTCKVPEEFILFTSVHDGSIMIASKEFGTKPNPVLLTHATQPSGIDYDPIDKMMYWSDVATNAIYRMRLNGTGYDVFLEDGIGIVDGIVVDWVNRHLYFTNYGWEAQDKQFGRIEFIRLDGTGRKVLVQQGLDRPRDIVIDQERGFLYYSDWGVDAKVVRLDLDGRNPHLVPVVVENPNGLALDDAILFVTDSHRKSALVEVNGTIIYGRPPSLIKYDTALDKLEENMDLEFEVPFGLSMDQKTLFVTDWGTGAVSEIDVNTGIMKPIAKGIGKPTGIVRASLNPKKKYKNDCMKGKKCSHVCVPVDQDYSSCLCPDNIGKAMSENDFDCVAPDRFVLIADVNKILMISDSPDDPSTYMVVRTFDDYSNIVAIAFDPITHYVYWADNGRQRICRKMLGSPLAGDGGTTKDIEVIYTEIEMVEGMALDPDNRLLYWTDGGLGTIEMMDLSGMTHATVHEQLNNPRAITLDSSMGVIYWTEWGRAAMLMSSRMNGYDPRPLITTDLKWPNGLYYDVDEDKIYVADGAKLKLQSISAISRSYNNFGVDILDFIDLNGTVEHLFGLGKMGAHLLFTDWETGTLYKRGLLESSVLVTNLTRPTQIYTHFSAYRPEIKSQCSTAIHDCSHICVPSAGSYRCLCPDHLVLANNLKNCVRPENLHLYTTTLEPPVTIDEDLTTMAWGDEFTEAMEFEEERTLRLERLPEVTTVANTTAIMTTTIYMETATTPEPTTATQATTTTLPPLPRFPLCMELLSNETALFTISIPEDEGFIEINANLLSLRALNIADKDLNVTLVNTQYSKVYPGVHNIQFKATDRYNRSIYCNTTVTVKDVTPPKILYCPSDLDVEAYDDGKTTFVTWMEPKFEDNTGVTPIVVNTHKPGQFMDGIHTVEYTAYDTAGNSIVCSFMVAVMHRSARCGSPWVPPNSYLTCHSDMVTGDQVCQITCQDGYSLSLKTPIIKCRHDLDKYSIDWLPFLDDNVCKLPAIGNPQQVITLQYPCPCRPTSTFYEYTYQIMARRLRDAVSCMTRQYSLGLCINAEKKMFLECVNASTVELVIKVDLAKLDEVSTISEARRIVKRSVTEILDKAVGGEFQARGSDMKDYSASEEAKLSDMNVLCKKGFKGVKDGCVQCPRGTYWHEGDCEFCPLHTFQEKTGTPQCIECADGTGTRNIGSTHRSHCVKMVRQEEIGQPSVILIVSLAARRRRSSASSNQASIGVVPVQGAPPEQGQEIRTISRELDNEFESGDMSNSRTTSRRSGTSSGKRVTIKEETIEHSIPHREETIPHKADPKPIEPSWRMALVMRNTAGMKKNINKMKKPPKSVSSVTTDDTRSETSANDSATEGTTEAEEERSQMSATQSEAETDKTLTDGQTTDGETTIRTDTETSVGASESDASTIRKSRRLMSSTSDLGDETMSMTSGNSSRATTPIKGVLKKPKRLVSMDDSVAFTADSTFSNTLENARMSGDTRGRNNLRRSQRQSGRRSVSPQQAGNKQPLGMRRSVSVDRGPIGVGAHKMFDRDRDPRFHTMGHRPGAPMPPRPGGPMPGQQPIFPPGVRPRFMGGPRLMTRPPPGAVIYQHPNHPNMRMAFVPMNPGARPRMQPGRMPMPPPYGYDSTSEWDSMSQGGSDIDMRKPPRHRMPPPGMMPGYPRPVYGRMRMPVGEMMPPPQYGAGYAGPRQPRYPPGPGY
- the LOC120332606 gene encoding uncharacterized protein LOC120332606 isoform X1, which codes for MANNKMKNGVGMLYASLIILLAWINSSDAQANYCNVNGVTHQVGETWTTATGNDRLKKCTCTRRGQWNCFYAREDALMVVADVTNIAKVKLSNAAGFTTSFIRDLPGRTVAVDVDIESDTIYWTDVSYKGRGIYKATFSNGHNPRRIITEDVYEPNGIAVDWLAKNVYWTDAQMRSIYVAKENGQHKTLVVGGLSEPRGIVVLPLHGIMFWSDQEDGTIETAAMDGSNRKVVIGGLGWPNEIAVDVTRTKIYWIDGKKRTIESCNFDGTSWKKILDFAITFDSPGYGLSLFGGRLYFSIWREKAVYSVTVLGQDLKQVVSGLNENLAGIAIINRDMQQAPISNSMGLCRRHRSPCSHICLPKSRGSYSCACPEKTGMVLSQDQHTCKVPEEFILFTSVHDGSIMIASKEFGTKPNPVLLTHATQPSGIDYDPIDKMMYWSDVATNAIYRMRLNGTGYDVFLEDGIGIVDGIVVDWVNRHLYFTNYGWEAQDKQFGRIEFIRLDGTGRKVLVQQGLDRPRDIVIDQERGFLYYSDWGVDAKVVRLDLDGRNPHLVPVVVENPNGLALDDAILFVTDSHRKSALVEVNGTIIYGRPPSLIKYDTALDKLEENMDLEFEVPFGLSMDQKTLFVTDWGTGAVSEIDVNTGIMKPIAKGIGKPTGIVRASLNPKKKYKNDCMKGKKCSHVCVPVDQDYSSCLCPDNIGKAMSENDFDCVAPDRFVLIADVNKILMISDSPDDPSTYMVVRTFDDYSNIVAIAFDPITHYVYWADNGRQRICRKMLGSPLAGDGGTTKDIEVIYTEIEMVEGMALDPDNRLLYWTDGGLGTIEMMDLSGMTHATVHEQLNNPRAITLDSSMGVIYWTEWGRAAMLMSSRMNGYDPRPLITTDLKWPNGLYYDVDEDKIYVADGAKLKLQSISAISRSYNNFGVDILDFIDLNGTVEHLFGLGKMGAHLLFTDWETGTLYKRGLLESSVLVTNLTRPTQIYTHFSAYRPEIKSQCSTAIHDCSHICVPSAGSYRCLCPDHLVLANNLKNCVRPENLHLYTTTLEPPVTIDEDLTTMAWGDEFTEAMEFEEERTLRLERLPEVTTVANTTAIMTTTIYMETATTPEPTTATQATTTTLPPLPRFPLCMELLSNETALFTISIPEDEGFIEINANLLSLRALNIADKDLNVTLVNTQYSKVYPGVHNIQFKATDRYNRSIYCNTTVTVKDVTPPKILYCPSDLDVEAYDDGKTTFVTWMEPKFEDNTGVTPIVVNTHKPGQFMDGIHTVEYTAYDTAGNSIVCSFMVAVMHRSARCGSPWVPPNSYLTCHSDMVTGDQVCQITCQDGYSLSLKTPIIKCRHDLDKYSIDWLPFLDDNVCKLPAIGNPQQVITLQYPCPCRPTSTFYEYTYQIMARRLRDAVSCMTRQYSLGLCINAEKKMFLECVNASTVELVIKVDLAKLDEVSTISEARRIVKRSVTEILDKAVGGEFQARGSDMKDYSASEEAKLSDMNVLCKKGFKGVKDGCVQCPRGTYWHEGDCEFCPLHTFQEKTGTPQCIECADGTGTRNIGSTHRSHCVKMVRQEEIGQPSVILIVSLAVGGVVLIAVIFSILAACWFKRKRRKQIEKEAAEAARKKRRARRRRSSASSNQASIGVVPVQGAPPEQGQEIRTISRELDNEFESGDMSNSRTTSRRSGTSSGKRVTIKEETIEHSIPHREETIPHKADPKPIEPSWRMALVMRNTAGMKKNINKMKKPPKSVSSVTTDDTRSETSANDSATEGTTEAEEERSQMSATQSEAETDKTLTDGQTTDGETTIRTDTETSVGASESDASTIRKSRRLMSSTSDLGDETMSMTSGNSSRATTPIKGVLKKPKRLVSMDDSVAFTADSTFSNTLENARMSGDTRGRNNLRRSQRQSGRRSVSPQQAGNKQPLGMRRSVSVDRGPIGVGAHKMFDRDRDPRFHTMGHRPGAPMPPRPGGPMPGQQPIFPPGVRPRFMGGPRLMTRPPPGAVIYQHPNHPNMRMAFVPMNPGARPRMQPGRMPMPPPYGYDSTSEWDSMSQGGSDIDMRKPPRHRMPPPGMMPGYPRPVYGRMRMPVGEMMPPPQYGAGYAGPRQPRYPPGPGY